In Hirschia baltica ATCC 49814, the genomic stretch GGGCGAGTTGGCTGTTGAGCGTCATATGAGCGCTCTAGCTGCAAAAAACCGGACAGCGTCTGAAGGACCATTTTTTGTCGGTTGTGGTGCATATAAACACCATGTGCCAGCAAGCGTGGATCACATCATTCAGCGCTCTGAATTTTTGACAACATATACACCTTACCAGCCAGAAATTGCGCAAGGCACTTTGCAAACCGTGTTTGAATTTCAATCCCAAGTGGCGATGCTAACTGGGATGGAAGTGGCGAATGCGTCTATGTATGATGGTTCAACAGCGGCCTCTGAAGCGGCCTTGATGGCGTGTCGTGCGACGCGGCGTAAAAAGGTAATCGTTTCAGGCGGCGTACATGCACATTATGCAGAAACAATTCGTACTGCCTGTGAAACGCAGGGCATTGAAGTGGTTATTCTGCCGCCTGCTTTTGATGATGAGAAAGCACTCATTGGATATGCTGAGGATGATACAGCTTGCTTGATTGCGCAGTCTCCAAACGTATTTGGAACAGTGACAGACCTCACGCCAATTGCAGAAGCTGCACATGCGAAAAAAGCCTTGCTTGTGTCTGTGTTTACCGAAGTTGTATCGCTTGGCCTAATCACGCCTCCGGGTGAAATGGGTGCTGATATTGTGGTGGGTGAAGGCCAGTCTATTGGAAATCCGCTTGGTTTTGGTGGTCCATATGTTGGTCTTTTGGCCTGTCGCCAAAAGCTAGTGCGACAAATGCCGGGCCGTGTGTGTGGGCAAACAATTGATGCGGATGGCAAAGGCGGTTTCGTGCTGACACTTTCCACACGTGAACAACACATTCGCCGCGATAAAGCGACTTCCAATATCTGTACGAATGCGGGGCTTTGCGCCTTGGCGTTTACAGCCCACATGACATTGCTTGGTGATAAGGGGCTAACGCAATTGGCCACGCTAAACCATGAAGCAGCGTGTGATCTAGCAGATGCATTAGAAGCTATTGATGGCGTGACGCTAAAAACAGAGACATTCTTCAACGAGATTTCTTTTGAAACACCAATGGAAGCGGGCGCTTTGCTGGCTGCTTTGGATGAAAAAGGCGTCATTGGCGGCGTACGTGCATCGCGTTTATTCCCGCGCGCTGACCTAGATAATGTGGTGATTGCAGCAGCAACAGAATGCAATACAGCTGAAGGCATTGCCGCCTATGCACAAGCGCTGAAGGAGGTGCTGGCATGACAGTTTTATGTGATCACCCGGAAAGAGATATAGTAGTAGAGCTCCTAAATTCTATTGGTTGGAACTTGAATTCGGAAACTAAGAAAGTCTTGCGCTTCTCACAGGGGAGTTTTGAATTGAACTTCAATGGTGAATCTAAAACAAAATTTGCTTTTATATTGGATCCTGTCTTAGCGGGTGCCAATATAGAAAGTGTTCTCAGAGTAGATGCATTGATAGAAGATAGATTTAGTTCCAATTTTTCAAATTTTCCAAAGAAAATATCCAAGGAAAATAAGAAGCAGCATTTTGGTGTAAGTTTGAAGTTTGATGAACTTGAGCAAGCTAAGACTTTCCTTATCCAATTGCAATTACCGGAGCTAGTGGCATGAGCATTCAAACAGTCTCCGGCTCTAAGGGG encodes the following:
- the gcvPA gene encoding aminomethyl-transferring glycine dehydrogenase subunit GcvPA; this translates as MRYLPLTPDDRAQMLETIGAKSVDDFYQDVPEFARLTGPIEDLPMHQGELAVERHMSALAAKNRTASEGPFFVGCGAYKHHVPASVDHIIQRSEFLTTYTPYQPEIAQGTLQTVFEFQSQVAMLTGMEVANASMYDGSTAASEAALMACRATRRKKVIVSGGVHAHYAETIRTACETQGIEVVILPPAFDDEKALIGYAEDDTACLIAQSPNVFGTVTDLTPIAEAAHAKKALLVSVFTEVVSLGLITPPGEMGADIVVGEGQSIGNPLGFGGPYVGLLACRQKLVRQMPGRVCGQTIDADGKGGFVLTLSTREQHIRRDKATSNICTNAGLCALAFTAHMTLLGDKGLTQLATLNHEAACDLADALEAIDGVTLKTETFFNEISFETPMEAGALLAALDEKGVIGGVRASRLFPRADLDNVVIAAATECNTAEGIAAYAQALKEVLA